The genomic interval ACAGAAATCAGGTGTTTCACGAAATAAGCGTACTAACCAGTACGGTTATTGAGAGAAATACAATGTAATGTCTGATTTCAAAGGGATTTACAGACGGAATAGATTTTAGCTGCGCTGAGCTCCACTTCGTTACGGTTCTATTGCATAATCTGGGTTTAACTGTCGCCGAATTTTTATTATTCAAGGCTTCCAACTATCAAAAATTTAGTATCTTTGTAATAAAGGTCTTAATATGACAACAAAAGAAACCATATTGTTAACCATAAAAGCAAACAAGCTTAAACTATCTAAATTCGGAATACGAAATATTGGGTTGTTTGGATCCTATGCAAGAGGTGAACAATCTGACAATAGCGATATTGATATTTTAATTGAATTTGATCCTGAGAAAGAAAATTATGATAATTTTATGGCAGTTTGTGATTTCTTTGAACTATTATTTAAAAGAGAGAAAATCGAAATCGTAACGAAAAACGGATTAAGCCCATATATTGGTCCAAGAATTTTAAGTGAAGTGATTTATGTCTAAAGAGCCATTTGAATATTTAAAGCACATTCGGGATGAAAGTATTTTTATTCTCTCAGTTATAAACAATAATATTTCTAAAGATGATTTCTTAAATGACGAAACATTAAAAAGAGCTGTCGTTCGTAGCTTAGAAATAATTGGAGAAGCAACAAAAAAGATTCCAACAGCTTAAATGCAATTTGATTTTGTAAATTGGAAAAATATGGCAGGCATGAGAGATCGCCTAATTCTTGATTATATGGGTGTGAATTATTCTATCGTATGGGATGTTGTCAAAAATAAGATCCCCGTATTGCATGAACAGATTATTAGAGTACTTTCATCCTTGAGGCCATAAATTATCACCCTCTCACGAATTTGCAATCTCATTGTCGCACCTAATCAAAATATTTTGATATTTTTTTTAAAATCAAGATGGGCGACCAATATAAAATGTTAGAACAATGCAAATATATACCCTAAAGGGTATAATGAGCGCAAAACTCTTGCAGATATACCCGTTTGGGTATAAATAAGTAAATTCACAAAATAAATATACCCGTTATGATATAAAGTAATTAATATTTCGTATATTTGTACCCGAAAAGGTGTAAAAATATGAAAATAGATGAGTTTGTAAAGAGTAGAAGAAAGGCCGTAAAGCTAACACAACCAGAGCTGGCAGAGAAGGCAGGTGTGGGACTACGTTTTTTGCGCGATCTCGAACAAGGTAAGAAAAGCTTGCGCCTTGATAAAGTAAATCAGGTGCTGAAAATGTTCGGTCATGAGGTTGGAGTAGTAGTATCTAATAAATCGAATTGATGGTAAACAGAAGTGCAGAAATTAAAATGTATGGTAAAACCGCAGCTTGGCTTAGTCAGGATGAAAACGGTTATCATTTTGTTTATGATAAAATATACATGCAATCGGAGTCGCCTAGGCCTGTAAGTCTAACTCTTCCTATTCAAGATGAGCCTTATACATCCAAAGTAATGTTTCCTTTTTTCGATGGTTTAATTCCTGAGGGTTGGCTACTTGATGTAGCAGAAAAAAACTGGAAATTGAATTCTAGAGATAGAATGGGATTACTTTTAACTTGCTGCAAAGATTGCATTG from Candidatus Delongbacteria bacterium carries:
- a CDS encoding nucleotidyltransferase family protein, whose product is MTTKETILLTIKANKLKLSKFGIRNIGLFGSYARGEQSDNSDIDILIEFDPEKENYDNFMAVCDFFELLFKREKIEIVTKNGLSPYIGPRILSEVIYV
- a CDS encoding helix-turn-helix transcriptional regulator is translated as MKIDEFVKSRRKAVKLTQPELAEKAGVGLRFLRDLEQGKKSLRLDKVNQVLKMFGHEVGVVVSNKSN
- a CDS encoding HipA N-terminal domain-containing protein, with the protein product MVNRSAEIKMYGKTAAWLSQDENGYHFVYDKIYMQSESPRPVSLTLPIQDEPYTSKVMFPFFDGLIPEGWLLDVAEKNWKLNSRDRMGLLLTCCKDCIGAVSVHPLNEI